The DNA sequence AAAGGAGCAGGCTGTTTTTGAAGAGGATGAAATTACTTGGGAAACTCCACCAGAAGTAGAATACAAAACGACGATAAGCAAGGATCATCTATACGTTTACTTATATATATATCCAGAGATCTATCAAACAAATCGCTTAAAAAATAAGAAGCGTTCGAACCGATTCATCATTGAAGCCGAACCGATTTCACGAGAATTAAACCTTGAGGAAGTAGTTTCTGAGATTGTAGAAGATGTTTATAAAAAAAATATAAGAATAGAAATTAACACAACAGCTATCATTGATGAAATACTCGCCCCAACCTTTAAGGAAATTACAATAGCAGAAGGTTTACCCGTTATCCCTGCTAGTGATGGATATATTAAAAAATTTTTCTCAACATCCATTAAAGAGGTTTTAGAAGAGGTCAAAGGAACGATCGACTTTAAAAATAGAGTGAAAATCCCTACCGTAGAACCAGGTGATGTGATTGCACAAATCATTCCACCAAAGCCTGGGATGCCAGGACACGATGTTTATGGAAAAGAGTTAAAGCCAAATACACCTAAAGAAATTGTCGCTCGTGCAAAGCCGAAAGTTAAATTAACAGACGATGGCAATGCAATAGCGCTCGTACCTGGTCGCCCTTCGTTGACGGGAACATCTGTTAAATACTTTGATGTGCTAGACGTTCACGAAGTATACGGCGATGTAGATATGTCTACAGGTAATATACATTTTAACGGCGATGTCATCATACGAGGTCATGTAAAGGATAATATGAAAATTGAGTGCTCTGGTTCTTTATTCATTTATGGAAGCGTTTACCACAGTACACTCATATCATCCCAGAACATTTATATTTTCGGGAACGTTATGCAATCTAAAATAAGCGCTGGTCAATTTGGTCTGTATTATAGTGAAATGTACAAAGTTTCCCAAAGTATATCCTCTACATTAAAGCAATTAAACGACGCACTCTCTCAAGTGAAGCACGTTCTTTCAAATAAGAATATTGATTATAGCTTTGGTTACATCGTTTCTACATTGATTGAATCTAAGTTCCCTTCTTTAATGAAAAATGTTGAGGAGTTTTATCGTATTAGTAATGATATAAGAAAAGCGGAAAATGACCTTACGTTAAATATACAAATTACAACAAACGCATTAAGAAAATTTAGTTCTCTCCAATCTATATTATCGATTGAGTCTGAGCATATGATTCATAGTACACAAGTGTCTTTACGTGAGCTTATTCAAAAAATGGAAAGCTTAATTTTAGAAGAAAGTGATATCACTTTTTATTCAGCCTCCCATTCACAAATTAAATCGAACGGTAAGCTCATCGTCAAAAAAGAAGGTGTCATCAACTCTACTTTATTCTCTGGCTCTGAAATTATTTTTGAAAGCAAGAAATCTGTTATTAGAGGCGGAAAGATCGAGGCCGTGAAAAATATTCATGCCGGAATTGTCGGAACTACAATTGGAAAAGCGCCTCATTTATATGCTGGGGAAAAAATAGAGATGAATGAAGTACATCAAGCTCATGTAACGATGCATACACAAAAGGTCAATATCGATGAACAAATGAATAACCTTACTCTTAGCTACAACGAAAATGACGAGCGTATAGACAGTAATCAAAGACTCCCATTTTATTTGTAGAACTGTTATGGACGAGAGCAATAAGTTTTATTCAGTAAATTATCTCCATACATTGAAGGTTATGCGAGAAATCTCGACAACCTTTTCCTGAGGGCACTGAAAAAGGTTAACATCAACTTTTTCCAGTGCCCTCCTCTTCCTTTTCTCGAGACATCTTTGATGATTTCCCTTCCTTGTTGTGTGCAGTTTATTACTATAGAAAAGTATAGTAACTATATTATTCGTGAATATCTTTAAAACATTTCACTACTTTTTTTCCTAGTTCGTTTCGGATACAATACGAGTACAAGCTCTAAAAACATACTAGGAGGTATTACTGATGCAATATAGAAGATTAGGTAAAACTGGACTAAAAGTAAGTGAAATAAGCTTAGGAAGCTGGTTAACATACGGTAAATCTGTGGAGGACAATATTGCCGAGAAAACGATACATAAAGCGTACGAACTAGGCATTAACTTTTTTGATTCTGCAAACGTTTACGAACGCGGTGAAGGCGAGCGTGTCATGGCTCAAGCGTTAAAGGCTTATGATCGCACTTCCTACATCATTACAACTAAGGCGTTTTGGCCAATGGGTGAAGGGCCAAATGACCGAGGTCTATCTAGAAAGCATGTGATTGAACAAGTAAATAACAGCTTAAAGCGTATGAATCTTGACTATGTTGATATTTTTTACTGCCACCGCTATGACCCTGAAACACCCGTAGAGGAGACGTTAAGAGCGATTGATGACTTAGTAAGCCAAGGAAAAATTCTTTACGCTGGTGTTAGTGAGTGGAGTGCCGCTCAAATTGAAGAAGCAGTTGGTGTTGCTGACAAATATTTGCTAGACCGCATCGTCGTTAACCAACCGCAATATAACATGTTCCAACGCTACATTGAAAACGAAGTTATTCCAGTAAGTGAAAAATACGGAATTGGACAAGTCGTATTCTCCCCACTTGCACAAGGGGTTTTAACAGGAAAATATAGCGGTGGAAAAGTGCCTAGCAATAGCCGTGCTGCTAACAATTCTATTAATACGTTCATTTCAGGCATGCTAAATGAAGACGTATTGAA is a window from the Evansella cellulosilytica DSM 2522 genome containing:
- a CDS encoding FapA family protein, which translates into the protein MSHNISEIIKNIKVSNTSVTEKTSVKEQLEVIEESLLDVDGFVEVRNHQLFVINPKQDGKQPCLFPNKKVKVYINGELLKKEQAVFEEDEITWETPPEVEYKTTISKDHLYVYLYIYPEIYQTNRLKNKKRSNRFIIEAEPISRELNLEEVVSEIVEDVYKKNIRIEINTTAIIDEILAPTFKEITIAEGLPVIPASDGYIKKFFSTSIKEVLEEVKGTIDFKNRVKIPTVEPGDVIAQIIPPKPGMPGHDVYGKELKPNTPKEIVARAKPKVKLTDDGNAIALVPGRPSLTGTSVKYFDVLDVHEVYGDVDMSTGNIHFNGDVIIRGHVKDNMKIECSGSLFIYGSVYHSTLISSQNIYIFGNVMQSKISAGQFGLYYSEMYKVSQSISSTLKQLNDALSQVKHVLSNKNIDYSFGYIVSTLIESKFPSLMKNVEEFYRISNDIRKAENDLTLNIQITTNALRKFSSLQSILSIESEHMIHSTQVSLRELIQKMESLILEESDITFYSASHSQIKSNGKLIVKKEGVINSTLFSGSEIIFESKKSVIRGGKIEAVKNIHAGIVGTTIGKAPHLYAGEKIEMNEVHQAHVTMHTQKVNIDEQMNNLTLSYNENDERIDSNQRLPFYL
- a CDS encoding aldo/keto reductase family protein; its protein translation is MQYRRLGKTGLKVSEISLGSWLTYGKSVEDNIAEKTIHKAYELGINFFDSANVYERGEGERVMAQALKAYDRTSYIITTKAFWPMGEGPNDRGLSRKHVIEQVNNSLKRMNLDYVDIFYCHRYDPETPVEETLRAIDDLVSQGKILYAGVSEWSAAQIEEAVGVADKYLLDRIVVNQPQYNMFQRYIENEVIPVSEKYGIGQVVFSPLAQGVLTGKYSGGKVPSNSRAANNSINTFISGMLNEDVLKKVDQLEGVAKEIGISLPELALAWVLRQPNVASALIGASKPEQVEMNVKAAGITLSSDVQEKIEAILS